The Alteromonas macleodii ATCC 27126 genome segment ATGGCTATTAACCTAGATAAGCTGGTTGGCTTTCATGAGTCAGCACTCACTATACGCACAGAGCGTATGGAAGTGATTTCTGGAAATCTAGCGAACGCAAACACGCCTGGTTATAAAGCGCGGGACATTGATTTTAATAAAGCAATGCAGTCGGCTATGCGAGAAGCATCTGGTGGTACAGCCAATCACGCTTCTTCAGGAATGGTGCGGACAAATGATCGCCACTTAAGCGGCAATTCTACGTCAGTAGCGGCAAACTTTGACATGCAATACCGCATCCCAACACAACCAGACACTGGCGACGGTAATACGGTTGAAGTTCAAGCGGAAAGAAATCGGTTTTTAGACAATGGATTGCGCTACCAAGCCAGCCTAGAATTTTTGAACGGAAAAATTAAAGGCATGAAAAAAGCGCTTAGCTCAGGAGGTCAGTAGTCATGAGTTTATTTAATGTAATGCAAATTTCGAGTACGGGTATGGAGGCGGAGAATGTACGTCTTAATACTACGGCAAGTAATATTGCCAACGCTAACTCGGTTAGCAGCAGCTATGACGAAACATACCGAGCTCGCCATCCAGTCTTCGCTACGGCGTTGCAAGATGCAATGCGCGATCAGTCAAAAGGTGCAGGTGTTCAAGTAAAGGGTATTGTAGAAAGTGATGCTCCTTTGCAAATGGAGTATTCGCCTAATAACCCGATGGCAGATGAAAACGGCTACATCTATAAACCCAACGTGAACATTGTGGAAGAGATGGCGAATATGATGTCAGCGTCCAAAGCGTATGAAACTAACGTGCAGGTTGCGGACACCACAAAGCGTATTTTCCGTCGCGTACTGCAGCTAGGTCAAGGGCAGTAACTTGCCGCTTGAATAATGTGAGGATTACTCAGTGAATACCATAAACAATACTGGCTTAAATACTGATCTGTATTGGCAAGAGGAAACCGTCAAAATAGCTGACGGCACCGAGCAGCAGTTAACCCAGGAAGACTTCTTCTCAATGTTAACTGAGCAGTTAGCCAATCAGGATCCCACTGCACCCGTTGATAACGATCAAATGGTAGCGCAGATGACATCATTTACGATGGCCGACGGTATTTCCCAGCTTAACGAAAAGTTTGAGTCGTTTGCAGCTTCAATGACATCGAATCAAGCGTTACAAGCCTCTAGTCTTATCGGGCAAAACGTGCTGGTTCAAGGTAACGTGGGTTATATGGCCAATGAAGGCGATGGCATTTCGGGTGTCATCGTGAATGAAAAAACAGTTCAGAATATGACGATCACTATTGAGAACCAGTTTGGTGAAGTCATAAAAACCATTGATGCAGGCACACAAAGCGCTGGCAACATTGAGTTTGAATGGGATGGCAAAGATAAGCATGGCAACCAGATGGCACCGGGTGAATATGTTATCAGTGCCACTGGCGAATTAAATGGAGAGGGTGTTCAGCTGAATACCGCCGTTAATCGCCATGTAGGAAGTGTAAGCTTGGCTG includes the following:
- the flgD gene encoding flagellar hook assembly protein FlgD — encoded protein: MNTINNTGLNTDLYWQEETVKIADGTEQQLTQEDFFSMLTEQLANQDPTAPVDNDQMVAQMTSFTMADGISQLNEKFESFAASMTSNQALQASSLIGQNVLVQGNVGYMANEGDGISGVIVNEKTVQNMTITIENQFGEVIKTIDAGTQSAGNIEFEWDGKDKHGNQMAPGEYVISATGELNGEGVQLNTAVNRHVGSVSLAGSGQGVILNLDGDVSINLDDVIQIGS
- the flgC gene encoding flagellar basal body rod protein FlgC → MSLFNVMQISSTGMEAENVRLNTTASNIANANSVSSSYDETYRARHPVFATALQDAMRDQSKGAGVQVKGIVESDAPLQMEYSPNNPMADENGYIYKPNVNIVEEMANMMSASKAYETNVQVADTTKRIFRRVLQLGQGQ
- the flgB gene encoding flagellar basal body rod protein FlgB; the encoded protein is MAINLDKLVGFHESALTIRTERMEVISGNLANANTPGYKARDIDFNKAMQSAMREASGGTANHASSGMVRTNDRHLSGNSTSVAANFDMQYRIPTQPDTGDGNTVEVQAERNRFLDNGLRYQASLEFLNGKIKGMKKALSSGGQ